In Paroedura picta isolate Pp20150507F chromosome 12, Ppicta_v3.0, whole genome shotgun sequence, one DNA window encodes the following:
- the ZBTB43 gene encoding zinc finger and BTB domain-containing protein 43 yields MEPGTNSFRVEFPDFSSTILQKLNQQRQQGQLCDVSIVVQGHLFRAHKAVLAASSPYFCDQVLLKNSRRIVLPDVMNPRVFENILLSSYTGKLVMPAPEIVSYLTAASFLQMWHVVDKCTEVLEGNPSVLCQKLNRSNDHQSPSSSNYNGLVETFELGTAGQTDFHKAQELRDGENEEESSKDELSSQVTEHEYLPSNSSTEHDRLSTGMTSQDGEEGASDGAEYQYTRPIYSKPSIMSHKRWVHVKPERFVQDCEGVEVHTAYDEHQVSESVNAIQVDHSIQTSSSEDFHASVKKMETEFEQADESNYDEQVDFYGSSMEQFSGERTDGNLGIHRQEAAVAAGYGESLDVPSGIKEENALSGFSTADKLYPCQCGKSFTHKSQRDRHMSMHLGLRPYGCGVCGKKFKMKHHLVGHMKIHTGIKPYECNICGKRFMWRDSFHRHVTSCTKSYQACKVEQKTSEMN; encoded by the coding sequence ATGGAGCCCGGGACAAATTCTTTCCGAGTAGAGTTCCCcgacttctccagcaccattcTGCAGAAACTGAATCAGCAGCGCCAGCAAGGGCAGCTCTGTGATGTGTCCATTGTAGTCCAGGGTCATCTCTTCCGAGCTCATAAGGCTGTCCTGGCAGCCAGCTCCCCTTACTTCTGCGACCAAGTGCTCTTGAAAAACAGCCGCCGGATTGTCCTGCCCGATGTCATGAATCCTAGAGTATTTGAGAACATCCTTCTGTCATCTTACACGGGGAAGTTAGTGATGCCTGCCCCAGAGATTGTCAGCTACCTGACAGCCGCGAGCTTCCTTCAGATGTGGCACGTGGTGGACAAATGCACAGAGGTGTTGGAAGGAAATCCGTCTGTCCTTTGTCAAAAGTTGAATCGCAGCAACGACCACCAGTCTCCGAGCAGCAGCAATTATAATGGCCTTGTTGAGACCTTTGAACTAGGAACTGCGGGACAAACAGACTTCCACAAAGCCCAAGAACTAAGGGATGGTGAAAACGAAGAGGAAAGTTCTAAAGACGAGCTGTCCTCTCAGGTAACAGAACACGAGTACCTTCCCAGCAACTCCTCTACAGAGCATGACCGGCTGAGCACGGGGATGACCAGCCAAGATGGGGAAGAAGGAGCCAGTGACGGTGCTGAATATCAGTATACCAGGCCCATCTATAGCAAGCCCAGCATCATGTCACACAAGCGGTGGGTCCACGTGAAACCCGAGAGGTTTGTACAGGACTGCGAAGGGGTGGAGGTGCACACGGCTTACGATGAACACCAGGTCTCCGAGTCTGTGAATGCCATACAGGTGGATCATTCGATCCAGACTTCCAGCTCTGAAGACTTCCATGCCTCTGTGAAAAAAATGGAAACCGAGTTTGAGCAAGCTGATGAGAGCAATTATGACGAGCAAGTTGACTTCTATGGCTCTTCCATGGAGCAGTTTTCTGGGGAAAGAACCGATGGGAATCTTGGCATCCACCGGCAGGAGGCAGCAGTTGCTGCGGGCTATGGGGAAAGCCTGGATGTGCCCTCAGGAATCAAAGAAGAAAATGCCCTTTCTGGGTTTTCTACGGCTGATAAGCTCTACCCTTGTCAGTGTGGCAAAAGTTTCACGCACAAGAGCCAGAGGGACCGCCATATGAGCATGCACCTAGGCCTCCGGCCTTACGGGTGCGGCGTGTGCGGGAAGAAGTTCAAAATGAAGCATCACTTGGTTGGCCACATGAAAATCCACACAGGCATCAAGCCTTACGAGTGCAACATATGTGGGAAAAGGTTTATGTGGAGGGATAGTTTTCATCGGCACGTAACGTCATGTACCAAGTCGTACCAGGCCTGCAAGGTGGAACAGAAAACCTCTGAAATGAACTGA
- the ZBTB34 gene encoding zinc finger and BTB domain-containing protein 34 isoform X1 — protein sequence MIKRPSEAVLKKLQLTPEDMDSGSFIHFDVPEYSSTVLSQLNELRLQGKLCDIIVHIQGQPFRAHKAVLAASSPYFRDHSALSTMSGLSISVIKNPSVFEQLLSFCYTGRMSLQLKDVVSFLTAASFLQMQCVIDKCTQILESIHSKISVGEVDSVTVGAEDTAENHNGVKDGSYFANPVEISPPYCSQVRQSTSGSDLRMETTPAKVLRSRLQEEGQSDRGSSGSVSEYEVQIEGDNDQGDLVVRESQAAEVKVKMEKSDQPSCSDSSSLGDDGYHTEMVDGEQVVAVNIGSYGSVLQNAYSYSHGAPQSAGVFEGFGSLRNSSSSRSMLGSFRGRGRQKRVSASHLHSDVPGLMQGADGESAGSHLGYESSPRERNSRGHLYAYSERLICIYCGKSFNQKGSLDRHMRLHMGITPFVCKYCGKKYTRKDQLEYHIRGHTDDKPFRCEVCGKCFPFQGTLNQHLRKNHPGAAEVRSRIESPERTEAYMEQRDDDASASETLDYSMDMHTSD from the exons ATGATTAAAAGACCTAGTGAAGCTGTGCTCAAAAA GTTACAGTTGACACCAGAAGACATGGACAGCGGCAGTTTCATCCACTTTGATGTTCCGGAATACAGCAGCACCGTACTGAGCCAGCTGAATGAGCTTCGCCTGCAGGGGAAGCTATGTGATATCATTGTGCATATCCAGGGTCAGCCATTCAGAGCCCACAAAGCTGTTCTAGCCGCCAGTTCTCCATATTTTCGTGACCATTCAGCATTAAGTACCATGAGTGGCCTGTCGATATCCGTTATTAAAAACCCCAGCGTCTTTGAACAGTTGCTTTCGTTTTGTTACACTGGAAGGATGTCCTTGCAGCTAAAGGATGTCGTTAGTTTTTTAACTGCGGCTAGCTTTCTCCAGATGCAATGTGTCATTGATAAGTGCACGCAGATTCTCGAAAGCATCCATTCGAAGATCAGTGTCGGTGAAGTGGACTCTGTCACCGTTGGTGCTGAAGATACTGCAGAAAACCACAATGGGGTTAAAGACGGCAGCTACTTTGCCAATCCAGTTGAAATCTCTCCTCCATATTGTTCTCAGGTGCGGCAGTCAACATCAGGCAGCGATCTAAGGATGGAAACTACTCCAGCCAAGGTTCTCCGTAGCCGTCTGCAAGAAGAAGGCCAATCAGATCGCGGAAGTAGCGGAAGTGTTTCGGAGTATGAAGTTCAGATTGAAGGGGATAATGATCAAGGGGACTTGGTAGTAAGAGAGAGTCAAGCTGCTGAGGTGAAAGTTAAAATGGAAAAATCTGACCAGCCAAGTTGCTCAGATAGCTCTTCACTTGGGGATGATGGGTACCACACTGAAATGGTAGATGGGGAGCAAGTAGTGGCCGTCAACATTGGCTCCTATGGCTCTGTATTGCAGAATGCTTATTCATATTCCCATGGGGCACCCCAGTCTGCTGGTGTATTTGAGGGCTTTGGCAGCCTCAGAAACTCAAGCTCATCGAGGTCCATGCTGGGCTCTTTCCGAGGTCGTGGGCGTCAGAAACGGGTATCTGCTAGTCACTTGCACAGTGACGTTCCAGGTCTGATGCAGGGAGCCGATGGTGAATCTGCAGGAAGTCATCTTGGCTATGAAAGCAGTCCACGGGAAAGGAATTCGAGAGGTCACTTGTATGCGTACAGTGAAAGGTTAATCTGTATATACTGTGGGAAGTCCTTCAATCAGAAAGGGAGCCTCGACCGACACATGAGGTTACACATGGGAATAACCCCCTTTGTGTGCAAGTACTGTGGGAAGAAGTACACGCGCAAGGACCAGCTTGAATACCATATCCGTGGTCACACAGATGACAAACCTTTCCGCTGCGAGGTCTGTGGAAAGTGCTTTCCTTTTCAAGGAACTCTGAATCAGCACCTGCGAAAGAATCATCCTGGCGCAGCAGAAGTAAGAAGCAGAATAGAGTCCCCAGAAAGAACAGAAGCTTATATGGAACAGAGAGATGATGATGCGTCAGCCTCCGAAACTTTGGATTACAGCATGGACATGCACACGTCTGATTAA
- the ZBTB34 gene encoding zinc finger and BTB domain-containing protein 34 isoform X2: MDSGSFIHFDVPEYSSTVLSQLNELRLQGKLCDIIVHIQGQPFRAHKAVLAASSPYFRDHSALSTMSGLSISVIKNPSVFEQLLSFCYTGRMSLQLKDVVSFLTAASFLQMQCVIDKCTQILESIHSKISVGEVDSVTVGAEDTAENHNGVKDGSYFANPVEISPPYCSQVRQSTSGSDLRMETTPAKVLRSRLQEEGQSDRGSSGSVSEYEVQIEGDNDQGDLVVRESQAAEVKVKMEKSDQPSCSDSSSLGDDGYHTEMVDGEQVVAVNIGSYGSVLQNAYSYSHGAPQSAGVFEGFGSLRNSSSSRSMLGSFRGRGRQKRVSASHLHSDVPGLMQGADGESAGSHLGYESSPRERNSRGHLYAYSERLICIYCGKSFNQKGSLDRHMRLHMGITPFVCKYCGKKYTRKDQLEYHIRGHTDDKPFRCEVCGKCFPFQGTLNQHLRKNHPGAAEVRSRIESPERTEAYMEQRDDDASASETLDYSMDMHTSD; the protein is encoded by the coding sequence ATGGACAGCGGCAGTTTCATCCACTTTGATGTTCCGGAATACAGCAGCACCGTACTGAGCCAGCTGAATGAGCTTCGCCTGCAGGGGAAGCTATGTGATATCATTGTGCATATCCAGGGTCAGCCATTCAGAGCCCACAAAGCTGTTCTAGCCGCCAGTTCTCCATATTTTCGTGACCATTCAGCATTAAGTACCATGAGTGGCCTGTCGATATCCGTTATTAAAAACCCCAGCGTCTTTGAACAGTTGCTTTCGTTTTGTTACACTGGAAGGATGTCCTTGCAGCTAAAGGATGTCGTTAGTTTTTTAACTGCGGCTAGCTTTCTCCAGATGCAATGTGTCATTGATAAGTGCACGCAGATTCTCGAAAGCATCCATTCGAAGATCAGTGTCGGTGAAGTGGACTCTGTCACCGTTGGTGCTGAAGATACTGCAGAAAACCACAATGGGGTTAAAGACGGCAGCTACTTTGCCAATCCAGTTGAAATCTCTCCTCCATATTGTTCTCAGGTGCGGCAGTCAACATCAGGCAGCGATCTAAGGATGGAAACTACTCCAGCCAAGGTTCTCCGTAGCCGTCTGCAAGAAGAAGGCCAATCAGATCGCGGAAGTAGCGGAAGTGTTTCGGAGTATGAAGTTCAGATTGAAGGGGATAATGATCAAGGGGACTTGGTAGTAAGAGAGAGTCAAGCTGCTGAGGTGAAAGTTAAAATGGAAAAATCTGACCAGCCAAGTTGCTCAGATAGCTCTTCACTTGGGGATGATGGGTACCACACTGAAATGGTAGATGGGGAGCAAGTAGTGGCCGTCAACATTGGCTCCTATGGCTCTGTATTGCAGAATGCTTATTCATATTCCCATGGGGCACCCCAGTCTGCTGGTGTATTTGAGGGCTTTGGCAGCCTCAGAAACTCAAGCTCATCGAGGTCCATGCTGGGCTCTTTCCGAGGTCGTGGGCGTCAGAAACGGGTATCTGCTAGTCACTTGCACAGTGACGTTCCAGGTCTGATGCAGGGAGCCGATGGTGAATCTGCAGGAAGTCATCTTGGCTATGAAAGCAGTCCACGGGAAAGGAATTCGAGAGGTCACTTGTATGCGTACAGTGAAAGGTTAATCTGTATATACTGTGGGAAGTCCTTCAATCAGAAAGGGAGCCTCGACCGACACATGAGGTTACACATGGGAATAACCCCCTTTGTGTGCAAGTACTGTGGGAAGAAGTACACGCGCAAGGACCAGCTTGAATACCATATCCGTGGTCACACAGATGACAAACCTTTCCGCTGCGAGGTCTGTGGAAAGTGCTTTCCTTTTCAAGGAACTCTGAATCAGCACCTGCGAAAGAATCATCCTGGCGCAGCAGAAGTAAGAAGCAGAATAGAGTCCCCAGAAAGAACAGAAGCTTATATGGAACAGAGAGATGATGATGCGTCAGCCTCCGAAACTTTGGATTACAGCATGGACATGCACACGTCTGATTAA